In Streptococcus parasuis, the following proteins share a genomic window:
- the pyrE gene encoding orotate phosphoribosyltransferase translates to MTLATEIASHLLDIKAVHLRPEKPFTWASGIKSPIYTDNRITLSYPETRNLIEDGFVQRIEEEFPEVEVIAGTATAGIPHGAIIADRMNLPFAYIRSKPKDHGAGNQLEGRIIKGQKMVVVEDLISTGGSVLDAVAAAEREGAEVIGVVAIFTYELPKAERNFDNAGVKLVTLSNYSELIKVAKVQGYISADGLDLLKKFRQNQETWQEK, encoded by the coding sequence ATGACATTAGCAACAGAAATCGCATCACACTTATTGGATATTAAGGCAGTTCATCTGCGTCCTGAAAAGCCATTTACATGGGCATCAGGTATCAAATCCCCTATCTATACAGATAATCGTATTACACTATCTTATCCTGAAACTCGAAATCTGATTGAAGATGGCTTTGTTCAACGAATTGAAGAGGAATTTCCTGAGGTTGAGGTGATTGCCGGAACTGCCACAGCCGGTATCCCCCATGGTGCTATCATTGCTGATCGGATGAATTTGCCATTTGCTTATATCCGTAGCAAACCAAAAGATCATGGTGCAGGGAATCAATTAGAAGGTCGCATCATCAAGGGACAAAAAATGGTGGTTGTTGAAGACTTGATTTCAACCGGTGGTTCTGTACTAGATGCCGTAGCAGCAGCTGAGCGTGAAGGTGCTGAAGTGATTGGTGTGGTAGCTATTTTCACATATGAGTTGCCAAAGGCAGAACGAAATTTTGACAATGCTGGCGTGAAATTGGTGACACTCAGCAATTATTCAGAGTTAATCAAGGTTGCAAAAGTGCAAGGTTACATTAGTGCGGATGGTTTAGACTTACTTAAAAAGTTTCGTCAAAATCAAGAAACTTGGCAAGAAAAGTAG
- a CDS encoding inorganic diphosphatase: MDKVYQVIIDRPIGYIDKFGNQYPINYGYVPNLLAGDGEEQDVYIISKAVRQPLTAFEGKLVAIIHRRDDVEDKWVLTGLDEKLTVTEIKEKTNFIEQYFDSWIEMVD; this comes from the coding sequence GTGGATAAGGTTTATCAGGTTATCATCGATAGACCTATCGGGTATATTGATAAATTTGGCAACCAGTACCCTATTAATTACGGCTATGTTCCAAATCTATTGGCTGGAGATGGTGAAGAGCAAGATGTCTACATCATTTCCAAAGCTGTTCGGCAGCCCTTGACAGCTTTCGAGGGGAAATTGGTTGCAATTATCCATCGTAGAGATGATGTTGAGGATAAGTGGGTTCTGACAGGCCTTGATGAAAAACTTACCGTGACAGAAATAAAAGAGAAAACTAATTTCATTGAACAGTATTTTGATTCATGGATTGAAATGGTGGACTAG
- the pyrF gene encoding orotidine-5'-phosphate decarboxylase, whose translation MKETRPIIALDFAGKEEVQSFLEQFPPDEKLYVKVGMELYYAEGPGIINYLKGCGHSIFLDLKLHDIPNTVESAMRVLAKLGVDMTNVHAAGGVEMMQAARRGLGEDAILIAVTQLTSTSEEQMRKDQNIQTSLQDAVVHYAQKAQEAGLDGVVCSAHEVKLIKEATNPEFVCLTPGIRPSGGEIGDQKRVMTPADAARIGSDYIVVGRPITKAKDPYQAYLAIKEEWNRG comes from the coding sequence ATGAAAGAAACAAGACCTATTATTGCCCTTGACTTTGCAGGTAAAGAAGAAGTTCAGTCTTTTCTGGAACAGTTCCCACCAGATGAGAAACTCTATGTAAAGGTTGGAATGGAGTTGTATTATGCGGAGGGACCAGGTATTATCAATTATTTGAAAGGCTGCGGTCACAGTATTTTCTTAGACTTGAAACTCCATGATATTCCCAATACCGTTGAGTCTGCGATGCGAGTCTTGGCAAAACTCGGTGTGGATATGACTAACGTTCACGCTGCTGGTGGTGTGGAGATGATGCAGGCGGCTCGTAGAGGATTGGGGGAGGATGCGATTTTAATCGCTGTTACTCAGTTGACCTCAACTTCTGAAGAGCAGATGAGAAAGGACCAGAATATTCAAACCAGCTTACAGGATGCGGTAGTACATTATGCCCAAAAGGCTCAAGAAGCAGGTTTAGACGGAGTTGTCTGTTCCGCTCATGAAGTGAAACTCATAAAAGAAGCTACAAATCCCGAATTTGTTTGTCTGACACCTGGAATTCGGCCAAGTGGTGGAGAAATCGGTGATCAAAAACGAGTCATGACACCAGCAGATGCCGCTCGAATCGGTAGTGATTATATTGTGGTTGGTCGTCCCATTACCAAAGCAAAAGATCCTTATCAGGCCTATCTGGCTATTAAAGAGGAGTGGAATCGTGGATAA
- a CDS encoding dihydroorotate dehydrogenase, with the protein MEKRLAISLPGLELKNPIIPASGCFGFGQEYADYYDLNQLGSIMIKATTRHPRYGNATPRVAETPAGMLNAIGLQNPGVDAVLSEKLPWLQQHFPDLPIIANVAGFSNEEYAYVSGKISKAPNVKAIELNISCPNVDHGNNGLLIGQVPELAYEAVKAAVTASSVPVYVKLTPSVADITLLAKAAEDAGASGLTMINTLVGMRFNLKTRQPILANGTGGMSGPAVFPVALKLIRQVTQMTNLPIIGMGGVDSADKALEMMIAGASAVGVGTANFTDPFACPKIIQDLPKCMEIYGVECLEQLRKEIRTSLNQD; encoded by the coding sequence ATGGAGAAACGTTTAGCGATTTCCTTACCAGGTTTAGAATTAAAAAATCCCATTATTCCTGCATCTGGTTGTTTTGGTTTTGGTCAAGAGTATGCAGATTATTATGACCTTAACCAGCTTGGATCCATTATGATTAAGGCGACCACTCGTCATCCTCGCTATGGCAATGCGACTCCCCGTGTTGCGGAAACTCCAGCAGGTATGCTCAATGCCATTGGTCTTCAAAATCCTGGTGTTGATGCCGTCTTGTCCGAAAAACTCCCCTGGTTGCAACAGCATTTTCCAGATTTGCCTATCATTGCCAATGTAGCTGGTTTTTCAAATGAAGAATATGCCTACGTTTCAGGAAAAATTTCAAAGGCTCCTAATGTGAAGGCGATTGAACTAAACATTTCTTGTCCCAATGTGGACCATGGCAACAATGGTCTTCTAATAGGACAGGTACCAGAATTAGCTTATGAAGCTGTAAAAGCAGCAGTTACAGCATCATCCGTGCCAGTCTATGTCAAACTCACACCCAGTGTAGCCGATATTACCCTCTTGGCTAAAGCGGCTGAGGATGCAGGTGCAAGTGGCTTAACGATGATTAATACCCTAGTTGGTATGCGATTTAATTTGAAAACTCGACAACCGATTCTGGCAAATGGTACGGGTGGTATGTCTGGGCCAGCTGTGTTTCCAGTTGCACTCAAGCTCATCCGTCAAGTCACTCAGATGACGAATCTTCCTATCATAGGAATGGGCGGTGTAGATTCGGCAGATAAAGCCCTTGAGATGATGATTGCAGGAGCTTCAGCCGTAGGGGTAGGAACAGCCAACTTTACAGACCCATTTGCTTGTCCAAAGATTATTCAAGACTTGCCAAAATGCATGGAAATTTATGGCGTTGAATGTTTGGAACAGTTACGGAAAGAGATTCGTACAAGCTTGAATCAAGATTGA
- a CDS encoding dihydroorotate dehydrogenase electron transfer subunit has translation MILKEQMLLVEQVQLAPRIFSMILQGKMVSEMRIGQFIHIRVPNDAMLLRRPISISEIDYGRSQCRIIYRVEGLGTDVFSNMVAGDYLDVMGPLGNGFEIDFLKDGDPILIIGGGIGVPPLVEVAKQAAKRGAKVTSVIGFATKEAVILEEELAQYGSVHVTTDDGSYGIKGSVATVVEQLTNDFSAIYSCGAPGMMKYVDQRFQDHPHAYLSLEARMACGMGACYACVVKPKGGQEHENKRVCKEGPVFETGSLVL, from the coding sequence ATGATTTTAAAAGAACAAATGTTACTTGTTGAACAAGTACAACTTGCACCGCGAATTTTTTCAATGATTTTGCAAGGAAAGATGGTTTCCGAGATGAGGATTGGACAATTTATCCATATTCGGGTTCCAAATGATGCAATGCTCTTGCGCAGACCGATTTCCATTTCTGAAATTGATTATGGTAGGTCCCAATGTCGGATTATTTACCGTGTGGAGGGTCTTGGGACAGATGTTTTCTCAAACATGGTTGCAGGAGATTATTTGGATGTCATGGGGCCACTCGGAAATGGTTTTGAGATTGATTTTCTAAAAGATGGCGACCCGATACTTATTATTGGTGGTGGCATCGGTGTTCCTCCTCTGGTGGAGGTAGCAAAACAAGCTGCGAAGCGTGGTGCTAAGGTCACGTCAGTCATTGGCTTTGCCACTAAAGAAGCTGTGATTTTGGAGGAGGAGTTGGCGCAGTATGGCTCTGTTCATGTCACAACAGATGATGGTTCCTATGGAATTAAAGGGTCTGTGGCAACAGTAGTGGAGCAGCTGACAAATGACTTTTCTGCCATCTATTCCTGTGGAGCGCCTGGCATGATGAAGTATGTTGACCAACGGTTCCAAGATCATCCACATGCTTACCTCTCGCTTGAAGCCCGCATGGCTTGTGGGATGGGCGCCTGCTATGCCTGTGTTGTCAAACCCAAGGGAGGACAAGAGCACGAGAACAAGCGCGTCTGCAAAGAAGGTCCAGTGTTTGAGACTGGAAGTCTGGTTTTATAG
- a CDS encoding LysR family transcriptional regulator, giving the protein MRIQQLFYIIKIAETGSMNEAAKQLFITQPSLSNAVRDLEKEMNIKIFYRNPKGITLTKDGMEFLSYARQIVEQTELLEDRYKNPNAKRQLFSVSSQHYAFVVNAFVSLLKETEMEDYELFLRETRTWEIIDDVKNFRSEIGVLFLNNYNREVLLKLLDDYRLSHTYLFTASPHIFVSKTNPLASKKSIKLSDLVDFPYLSYEQGIHNSFYFSEEILSQEHHKKSIVVSDRATLFNLLIGLDGYTIATGILNSNLNGDNIVSIPLEYDDEIELVYIKHEKAVLSDMGEKFIEFLLEEVKFDKI; this is encoded by the coding sequence ATGAGAATTCAACAATTATTTTACATTATCAAAATCGCTGAAACAGGCAGTATGAATGAAGCTGCCAAACAATTATTTATCACACAACCAAGTCTTTCAAATGCTGTGCGAGATCTTGAAAAAGAAATGAATATCAAAATATTCTACCGAAACCCCAAAGGAATTACCTTAACAAAGGACGGGATGGAATTTCTTTCTTACGCACGGCAGATTGTTGAACAGACTGAATTATTGGAAGACCGCTATAAAAATCCGAATGCCAAACGACAATTATTCAGTGTCTCTTCTCAGCACTATGCATTTGTCGTAAATGCTTTCGTTTCCTTGTTAAAGGAAACAGAGATGGAAGACTATGAACTATTCTTAAGGGAAACGCGGACTTGGGAAATTATCGATGACGTGAAGAATTTCCGTTCTGAGATAGGAGTACTTTTTTTGAATAACTATAACCGTGAGGTTCTTCTCAAATTACTAGATGATTATCGCTTGTCTCATACGTATCTTTTTACAGCAAGTCCTCATATTTTTGTTAGTAAAACCAATCCCCTTGCCTCTAAGAAATCAATTAAACTGTCTGACTTAGTTGATTTCCCTTATCTCAGCTACGAACAAGGGATTCATAACTCCTTCTACTTCTCAGAAGAAATTTTATCTCAAGAACACCATAAAAAGTCAATCGTTGTCTCTGACCGTGCAACTCTTTTTAATTTATTAATTGGACTTGATGGCTACACTATTGCAACAGGTATTCTTAACTCCAATTTGAACGGAGATAATATCGTTTCAATCCCTCTAGAATATGATGACGAAATTGAATTGGTCTATATCAAGCATGAGAAAGCCGTTCTTTCTGATATGGGTGAAAAATTTATAGAGTTTCTTCTTGAGGAAGTAAAATTCGATAAAATTTAA
- a CDS encoding glucose-1-phosphate adenylyltransferase has product MAQNKMLAMILAGGRGTRLEGLTKKVAKPAVAFGGKYRIIDFPLSNCANSGIDIVGVLTQYEPVLLNSYVAQSQRWGLDVQGSGVFVLPPSEKIEGFGLYKGTADAITQNIDFIDLHDPEYVLILSGDHIYKMNYDKLLDTHIHKKADATIAVIEVPIKEASRFGIMNTDEEYRIQEFEEKPSNPKSNLASMGIYIFTWKTLKKYLQEDDKSETSTHDFGHDIIPKYLSDGRTLIAHPFQGYWKDVGTVNSLWESNMDLIDHSGDLDLSDRTWRIYSEDKGSPAQVISASATVKSAYIDKGAVIDGYVEHSVISNDVQVNKDAVVKNSVLLPGSVIGEGAELDYVIVAEDVKIADNVKLSGTLDKILLVDKNVSK; this is encoded by the coding sequence ATGGCTCAAAATAAAATGTTAGCTATGATCCTTGCTGGTGGACGGGGAACCCGTCTAGAAGGGTTGACTAAAAAAGTCGCTAAACCAGCAGTCGCATTTGGGGGAAAATATCGTATCATCGATTTTCCACTTAGTAACTGTGCCAACTCAGGTATTGATATTGTTGGTGTTTTAACCCAGTATGAGCCTGTTCTCTTGAATTCATATGTTGCTCAATCACAACGTTGGGGACTTGATGTACAAGGATCTGGTGTCTTTGTATTGCCACCGAGTGAAAAAATCGAAGGTTTTGGATTATATAAAGGAACAGCTGATGCGATTACGCAAAACATTGACTTTATTGATCTCCATGATCCTGAGTATGTACTTATTCTATCTGGTGACCATATCTACAAGATGAACTATGATAAACTCCTTGATACGCACATTCATAAGAAAGCGGATGCTACTATCGCCGTTATTGAAGTCCCTATCAAAGAGGCTTCACGTTTTGGTATCATGAATACCGACGAAGAATACCGCATCCAAGAATTTGAAGAGAAACCATCGAATCCAAAGAGCAATCTGGCTTCGATGGGGATTTACATTTTCACCTGGAAAACCCTTAAAAAATATCTACAAGAAGATGATAAATCAGAAACTTCTACACACGACTTTGGTCACGATATTATTCCAAAATATCTTTCAGATGGCCGTACCCTTATTGCCCATCCATTCCAAGGTTATTGGAAAGATGTTGGTACAGTGAATAGCCTATGGGAGTCAAATATGGACTTAATTGACCATTCTGGTGATTTAGATTTGTCCGATAGAACTTGGAGAATTTACTCTGAAGACAAAGGTTCACCTGCCCAAGTTATTAGTGCTTCTGCAACTGTTAAATCTGCCTATATTGATAAAGGGGCAGTTATTGATGGTTATGTTGAACATTCTGTTATTTCAAACGATGTTCAGGTAAATAAGGATGCGGTTGTTAAAAACTCTGTTCTGTTACCGGGATCAGTGATTGGTGAAGGCGCAGAGCTTGACTATGTCATTGTTGCTGAGGATGTGAAAATTGCTGATAATGTCAAACTTTCAGGAACACTTGATAAAATTCTTTTGGTTGACAAAAATGTAAGTAAGTAA
- the glgD gene encoding glucose-1-phosphate adenylyltransferase subunit GlgD yields the protein MLRNTLGIVNIEGNNVHFGDVMSHRGVQAFSFLGRYRLIDFVLSNMSNSGITEFQVYMPARMRSTIQHVGTGKHYNINSKRGSLRLLNSVTDPNSVYQHDVNAFSENIHYIESSTKEYVLIAPSYFIYSQDFSKVMEEHIANEADITVLYKNVSDAKENFIGCQTLKFGDDRRVIAFEENHGKYKNRPVSLEAYFMKRTTFIELIQRANKVSSLYWLKDILRDVVDQYKIMGYAHRDFVACINSVEAYFTTQLELLQRDTRKLLFKHDWPIHTQTSDSSPTLYGPLAEVKGCIIANGANINGQVENSVIDRDVVIEEGVVIKNSIILNGVTIKTGANIENAIVDKATKIIHPIDIKGSQTSPSYLKPHQII from the coding sequence ATGCTAAGAAATACACTCGGAATTGTAAATATTGAAGGAAACAATGTGCATTTTGGTGACGTTATGAGTCACCGTGGTGTTCAAGCTTTTAGCTTCCTAGGTCGCTACCGTCTAATCGACTTTGTGCTATCAAATATGTCTAACTCAGGCATTACAGAATTTCAAGTTTATATGCCTGCAAGAATGCGTTCTACCATTCAGCACGTTGGTACCGGTAAACACTACAACATCAACAGTAAACGTGGCTCATTACGCTTGCTGAACAGTGTGACAGATCCAAACTCAGTTTATCAGCATGATGTTAACGCATTTTCTGAAAATATCCATTATATCGAAAGCTCAACAAAGGAATATGTCTTAATCGCTCCTTCCTACTTTATCTATAGTCAAGATTTTTCAAAAGTAATGGAGGAACATATCGCAAACGAAGCTGACATCACTGTACTCTATAAAAATGTTTCAGATGCGAAGGAAAATTTCATCGGCTGCCAAACCTTGAAATTCGGTGATGACCGTCGAGTGATTGCATTTGAAGAAAATCATGGCAAATACAAGAATCGTCCCGTTTCATTAGAGGCTTACTTCATGAAACGTACGACCTTTATCGAATTGATTCAACGTGCGAATAAGGTTTCTTCTTTATACTGGCTTAAAGATATTCTAAGAGATGTTGTGGATCAATACAAAATCATGGGATATGCTCATCGAGATTTTGTTGCTTGTATCAACAGCGTGGAAGCCTATTTTACAACTCAGCTGGAGTTGCTTCAACGGGATACCCGTAAATTGCTCTTCAAACATGACTGGCCTATCCATACACAGACGAGTGACTCTTCTCCTACCTTGTATGGTCCGTTAGCTGAAGTAAAAGGTTGTATTATTGCAAATGGAGCGAATATCAATGGTCAAGTTGAAAATTCTGTCATTGACCGTGATGTTGTCATCGAAGAGGGTGTTGTGATAAAGAACTCAATCATTCTCAATGGTGTGACCATTAAGACCGGCGCAAATATTGAAAATGCCATTGTTGATAAAGCCACCAAAATTATCCACCCAATTGACATCAAAGGAAGTCAAACTTCCCCTTCATACCTGAAACCTCATCAAATCATTTAG
- the glgA gene encoding glycogen synthase GlgA → MTKKSVLFVASEGLPFIKTGGLADVIGSLPKELVKQGLDVRVVLPLYKKIAIHNHSDFDYVSSFDVRAGDIQSMANVYSQVIDGVTFYFIEHRDFFERDELYGYDDDAMRFGYFQHATCRLLEALNYFPDVMHTHDWHTAALPFLCRTFYSYREEFRNIKHVFTIHNLAFQGIFHKQALWSALGMDYSYYLDGIARFHDECISFMKLGILYADKVTTVSETYAQEILTEEFGENMQHVLELRKHDLVGIVNGIDYDSWDSQTDHYLVKNYSLENIAEKKANKLALQAQFALPQDENVILVGIVSRLTWQKGFYLLTEVLGHLLQAHVQFVILGNGETDIENAFNHFKQVYPDKFAFYRGYNEPLAHQIYAASDLFLMPSMFEPCGISQLISMHYGTLPLVRETGGLVDTVTPYNMETKEGTGFSFGGRDAYSMRQVYDLALQTYYDRPEDWFRMVDQAMKRDFSWTVSAEKYIWLYREISG, encoded by the coding sequence ATGACTAAAAAATCTGTTCTTTTTGTTGCATCAGAAGGTCTCCCATTTATCAAAACTGGTGGCTTAGCTGATGTTATCGGTTCACTTCCTAAAGAACTTGTTAAGCAAGGTCTGGATGTACGGGTAGTACTTCCTCTCTATAAAAAGATTGCAATACACAATCATTCTGATTTTGACTATGTATCAAGTTTTGATGTGCGAGCAGGGGATATTCAATCCATGGCCAATGTATACAGTCAAGTTATTGACGGGGTAACCTTTTATTTCATAGAGCATCGTGATTTCTTTGAACGGGATGAATTATATGGATATGATGATGACGCTATGCGATTTGGTTATTTCCAACATGCCACTTGTCGCCTCTTAGAAGCCTTGAACTACTTCCCAGATGTCATGCACACACACGATTGGCATACTGCTGCACTTCCTTTCCTATGCCGTACATTCTATAGCTACCGTGAAGAATTCCGTAACATCAAACATGTCTTTACCATTCATAATTTAGCCTTCCAAGGTATTTTTCATAAGCAGGCACTTTGGTCCGCACTTGGCATGGACTATAGCTACTACTTGGATGGTATTGCACGTTTTCATGATGAATGCATCAGTTTCATGAAATTAGGAATTTTGTATGCTGATAAGGTAACAACTGTTTCAGAAACCTACGCGCAAGAAATTCTGACAGAAGAATTTGGTGAAAATATGCAACACGTTTTAGAGTTGCGTAAACATGATCTTGTCGGTATTGTCAATGGTATAGACTATGATAGTTGGGATAGCCAAACAGATCACTATTTAGTAAAGAATTACAGCTTGGAAAATATAGCTGAGAAAAAAGCAAACAAATTGGCATTACAAGCCCAATTTGCACTGCCACAAGATGAGAATGTCATTCTGGTAGGAATTGTATCACGTTTAACCTGGCAGAAAGGCTTCTATCTTTTGACAGAGGTACTCGGACATCTTCTACAAGCTCATGTTCAATTTGTAATATTAGGCAATGGTGAAACTGATATTGAAAATGCCTTTAATCATTTCAAACAGGTATATCCTGATAAATTCGCCTTCTATCGTGGGTACAATGAGCCACTCGCCCACCAAATTTACGCAGCAAGTGACCTCTTCCTAATGCCGTCTATGTTTGAACCATGCGGTATTAGCCAGCTGATTTCTATGCACTATGGAACACTCCCTTTGGTTCGTGAAACAGGTGGGCTTGTTGATACCGTCACACCTTATAACATGGAAACAAAAGAAGGTACTGGTTTTAGTTTTGGAGGACGTGATGCCTACAGTATGCGTCAAGTCTACGATTTAGCCCTTCAAACTTACTATGACCGGCCAGAAGATTGGTTTAGGATGGTTGACCAAGCGATGAAGCGAGACTTTAGCTGGACTGTTTCGGCTGAAAAATACATCTGGCTCTATCGTGAAATAAGTGGTTAG
- the glgB gene encoding 1,4-alpha-glucan branching protein GlgB — protein sequence MKEFTDLDLYYMNSGEHTTLYEKMGAHMVKERNKILGTHFRVYAPNAKEVFVIGDFNAWQRSHQMQWEIDGVFQLYVEGLKSLENYKYLIITHDGRELYKADPYAFFSQVRPETASTTYNSRYKFKDQAWMNERVEYDFKEQPVSIYEVHLGSWKQKFVNRNEGGAPVEAFNSYKDITPLLIEHLKENNYTHVELLPITEHPLDASWGYQVTGYYSPTSRFGKPDELKYLVDQLHQAGIGVILDWVPLHFCKDAHGLYQFDGSWLYEYPYEHDRENHQWGTANFDLGKGMTRSFLLSNLKYWLEYFHFDGIRVDALSYLLYWRGETTEDKINHAAIDFIKRVNAMVHTDYKGVLMIAEDSSSFPKVTHSLEDGGIGFDMKWDLGWMNDTLKYMGRPSVYRKYHSNEITFGMYYNQNEHFLLPLSHDEVVHGKHSIIEKMDGNYEDQFNLARAYYSFYFAHPGKKLLFMGNEWGHVREWHEYTEMDWNLLQFPIHQSFYQMMKTLSTFYKENDAFWKYDYQAYEKGFNWVKIDGDSNLFAFSRMSDDQEILTIHNFNDQELFDVHLDLPAESEYKLVFSSSTIPMESFSIYPNENGVTITMPRLTSFYLERMK from the coding sequence ATGAAAGAATTTACTGATTTAGACCTATATTATATGAATTCCGGTGAACATACCACCCTTTACGAAAAGATGGGGGCACACATGGTAAAAGAGAGAAACAAGATACTCGGTACCCATTTTCGTGTCTATGCTCCTAATGCTAAGGAGGTATTTGTGATTGGTGATTTTAATGCGTGGCAAAGAAGTCATCAAATGCAGTGGGAAATTGATGGTGTTTTTCAACTCTATGTTGAAGGATTAAAGTCACTTGAGAATTATAAATATTTGATTATTACCCATGACGGTCGGGAATTGTATAAGGCTGATCCATACGCGTTTTTCAGTCAAGTTCGCCCAGAGACTGCTTCTACCACCTACAACTCGCGCTATAAATTCAAAGATCAAGCTTGGATGAATGAGAGAGTGGAATATGACTTCAAAGAACAACCTGTCTCCATCTATGAAGTGCATTTGGGATCTTGGAAGCAAAAATTCGTCAATAGAAATGAAGGTGGGGCTCCGGTAGAGGCCTTCAATAGTTATAAGGATATCACCCCGCTTTTGATCGAGCATCTCAAAGAAAACAACTATACGCATGTCGAGTTGCTTCCGATTACTGAGCACCCATTAGACGCTTCATGGGGCTATCAAGTCACAGGTTATTATAGTCCCACCAGTCGGTTTGGTAAGCCAGACGAATTAAAATATTTAGTTGATCAGCTTCATCAAGCTGGGATTGGCGTTATCTTAGACTGGGTTCCATTACATTTTTGTAAAGATGCACATGGTCTATACCAGTTTGATGGTAGTTGGTTGTATGAATACCCTTATGAGCATGATCGAGAAAATCATCAGTGGGGAACTGCCAATTTTGACCTTGGTAAGGGGATGACACGGTCTTTCTTACTTTCAAATTTGAAATATTGGCTAGAATATTTCCATTTCGATGGCATCCGCGTTGACGCTCTATCCTATCTCCTTTATTGGCGAGGGGAAACGACTGAAGACAAAATAAACCATGCTGCCATCGATTTTATCAAGCGTGTCAATGCAATGGTTCATACGGACTATAAAGGTGTTCTAATGATTGCAGAAGATTCTTCTAGCTTTCCAAAAGTAACCCATTCCTTAGAAGATGGCGGTATCGGATTCGATATGAAATGGGATTTGGGCTGGATGAACGATACGCTTAAATACATGGGGCGCCCATCTGTCTATCGCAAATACCATTCAAACGAAATAACGTTCGGAATGTATTACAACCAAAACGAGCATTTCCTCCTTCCGCTTTCACATGATGAAGTTGTGCATGGAAAACACTCTATCATAGAGAAAATGGATGGAAATTACGAAGATCAATTTAATTTGGCGCGTGCCTACTATAGCTTCTATTTTGCGCATCCTGGTAAAAAATTACTCTTTATGGGCAATGAATGGGGACATGTTCGTGAATGGCATGAATATACTGAAATGGATTGGAATTTACTACAATTTCCAATTCACCAATCCTTCTATCAAATGATGAAAACCTTATCTACTTTCTATAAAGAAAATGATGCCTTTTGGAAGTATGATTATCAAGCCTACGAAAAAGGGTTTAATTGGGTAAAAATTGATGGTGATAGTAATCTCTTTGCATTTTCACGTATGAGTGATGACCAAGAAATTCTAACGATCCATAATTTTAATGACCAAGAACTCTTCGACGTACATTTAGATCTGCCTGCAGAATCCGAATACAAGCTAGTCTTCTCATCTAGTACCATCCCAATGGAATCATTTAGTATTTATCCAAATGAGAATGGTGTTACGATAACAATGCCACGCTTAACTAGTTTCTATTTAGAGAGAATGAAGTAA